From one Bradyrhizobium sp. Ash2021 genomic stretch:
- a CDS encoding Rne/Rng family ribonuclease: MLEEVPERAFRPRRQYKIQEVIKRRQVMLVQVVKEERGNKGAALTTYLSLAGRYAVLMPNTARGGGISRKITSAQDRSRLKEVVQDLDVPEGMGIILRTAGASRTKPEIKRDFEYLIRMWETVRDMTLKSQAPTLVYEEGSLIKRSLRDLYNKEIDEIQVAGEAGYQEARDFMKMLMPSNVRAVRQYRDGQPLFSRMGVESQLDAMFSPTVQLRSGGYIVINQTEALVSIDVNSGRSTREHHIEDTALKTNLEASEEVARQLRLRDLAGLIVIDFIDMDEKRNNRAVERKLSDCLRQDRARIQVGRISHFGLLEMSRQRIRASVLESSTEPCAQCGGSGHVRSVSSVALQLLRGIEEILMKGATHNLVVRTRTDVALYVLNHKRGHLRDLENAFKVSLAVVADATVSGQQSFIIDRGEQVHTLEAAKALLAAQAAASPPQVEEAYDDEESFDIEIESEIETEETEGLTEDAAAGEETGGETEGDGHRRKRRRRRRGRSGEAREGGAPRDENEAPRVVPEMAADGAVADDGESDEEEADEQPGFARSEQGPNGERRPRRRGRRGGRRRRGNGPEDGLVGSIADELGPTSAPEATTAVADFDGVSPDPAPSLVHPEPVSQPPQWQPAEQPHAQPETVSAPAAEETAQEADRAAARRRSTVREKVSFLTSAPSDAPAPLVQSQPEPPPAAAPADPVPAATSDTQPRKAGWWSRRFGGGE; the protein is encoded by the coding sequence GTGCTGGAAGAAGTTCCGGAACGCGCGTTCCGTCCACGCCGCCAGTACAAGATCCAGGAAGTCATCAAGCGCCGCCAAGTGATGCTGGTTCAGGTCGTCAAGGAAGAGCGCGGCAACAAGGGCGCGGCGCTTACGACCTATCTGTCGCTGGCCGGCCGTTACGCGGTGCTGATGCCCAACACCGCGCGCGGCGGCGGCATCAGCCGCAAGATCACCTCGGCGCAGGATCGCTCGCGCCTGAAGGAAGTGGTGCAGGATCTCGACGTGCCCGAAGGCATGGGGATCATCCTGCGCACCGCCGGTGCCTCGCGCACCAAGCCCGAAATCAAGCGCGACTTCGAATACCTGATCCGGATGTGGGAAACCGTCCGCGACATGACGCTGAAGTCGCAGGCCCCTACCCTCGTCTATGAGGAAGGCTCGCTGATCAAGCGCTCGCTGCGCGACCTCTACAACAAGGAAATCGACGAGATCCAGGTCGCCGGCGAAGCCGGTTATCAGGAAGCGCGCGACTTCATGAAGATGCTGATGCCCTCGAACGTGCGGGCGGTGCGGCAATATCGCGACGGCCAGCCGCTGTTCTCGCGGATGGGCGTCGAGAGCCAGCTCGATGCGATGTTCTCGCCGACCGTGCAATTGCGCTCCGGCGGCTACATCGTCATCAACCAGACCGAGGCGCTGGTCTCGATCGACGTCAACTCCGGCCGCTCGACCCGCGAACATCACATCGAGGACACCGCGCTCAAGACCAATCTCGAGGCGTCGGAAGAAGTCGCTCGCCAGTTGCGCCTGCGCGATCTCGCGGGCCTGATCGTCATCGACTTCATCGACATGGACGAGAAGCGCAACAACCGCGCAGTCGAGCGCAAGCTCTCCGACTGCCTGCGGCAGGACCGCGCGCGCATCCAGGTCGGGCGCATCTCGCATTTCGGCCTGCTGGAAATGTCGCGCCAGCGCATCCGCGCCAGCGTGCTGGAGAGCTCGACCGAGCCCTGCGCGCAATGCGGCGGCAGCGGTCATGTCCGCTCGGTATCGTCGGTGGCGCTGCAATTGCTGCGCGGCATCGAGGAAATCCTGATGAAGGGCGCGACCCACAATCTTGTGGTGCGCACCCGGACCGACGTCGCGCTCTACGTCCTCAACCACAAGCGCGGCCATCTGCGCGATCTCGAAAACGCCTTCAAGGTTTCGCTTGCGGTGGTTGCCGACGCGACCGTGAGCGGCCAGCAGTCGTTCATCATCGATCGCGGCGAACAGGTGCACACACTGGAAGCGGCCAAGGCATTGCTCGCGGCGCAAGCCGCAGCCTCGCCGCCGCAGGTCGAGGAAGCCTATGACGACGAGGAATCGTTCGATATCGAAATCGAATCGGAAATCGAGACCGAAGAAACCGAAGGGCTGACGGAGGATGCCGCGGCTGGCGAAGAAACCGGCGGCGAAACCGAGGGCGACGGCCACCGGCGCAAGCGGCGCCGGCGTCGGCGCGGCCGCTCCGGCGAGGCGCGCGAAGGCGGCGCGCCGCGTGACGAGAACGAGGCCCCGCGCGTGGTGCCCGAAATGGCCGCCGATGGCGCGGTTGCCGACGACGGCGAGTCCGACGAGGAAGAAGCCGACGAACAGCCCGGCTTCGCGCGCAGCGAACAAGGGCCCAATGGCGAGCGGCGCCCGCGCCGCCGCGGACGCCGCGGTGGACGCCGCCGGCGTGGCAACGGACCGGAAGACGGTCTGGTTGGATCGATCGCGGACGAACTCGGGCCGACATCGGCGCCGGAGGCGACCACGGCGGTTGCCGATTTCGACGGCGTTTCGCCTGACCCGGCGCCCTCGCTGGTGCACCCCGAGCCGGTGTCGCAGCCGCCGCAATGGCAGCCTGCCGAGCAGCCGCACGCCCAGCCCGAAACCGTCAGCGCGCCCGCGGCGGAAGAGACCGCCCAGGAAGCCGACCGCGCCGCCGCGCGACGGCGCTCGACCGTGCGCGAGAAGGTCAGCTTCCTGACCAGCGCCCCGAGCGATGCGCCCGCACCACTGGTTCAGAGTCAGCCCGAGCCGCCCCCTGCGGCAGCTCCCGCCGACCCCGTTCCGGCGGCAACCAGCGACACCCAGCCGCGCAAGGCGGGATGGTGGTCGCGCCGTTTCGGCGGCGGCGAATAA
- a CDS encoding N-acetylmuramoyl-L-alanine amidase: protein MASRANQRILLGGGLLCVAALLCAPAIAPSAAEAPALSPAPAGPAVASSFPVASEARLAGDSKRTRFVLDLDKTIQFRAFTLADPYRVVVDIPQVTFQLPAGTGTGGRGLVKAFRYGLVMPGGSRIVFDLTGPAKITDSTMLEAANDQPPRLVLELEEVDRTAFVQTLASENRPELRPAIADANAAVVTPEATKPAAPDSRPLIVIDPGHGGIDNGTQSSGESEKNLVLGFGLALRDRIEKSGKYRVVMTRTDDTFIPLNDRVKVARNQSAALFVSIHADALPRREGDAQGATIYTLSDKASDAEAERLAEAENKSDAIGGVNLSDEPTEVADILIDLAQRETKTFSNRFARTLMGEMKSTVRMHKHPLKSAGFRVLKAPDVPSVLVELGYVSNKGDLEHLVSENWRTRTVGSMAQAIDTFFAKPLAIAGPAK, encoded by the coding sequence TTGGCGAGCCGCGCAAATCAACGTATTTTGCTGGGAGGCGGCCTGTTGTGCGTCGCAGCATTGCTGTGCGCGCCGGCGATCGCCCCAAGCGCGGCTGAGGCTCCCGCACTGAGCCCGGCTCCGGCCGGGCCTGCCGTGGCATCGAGTTTTCCGGTCGCCTCGGAGGCCCGCCTGGCCGGCGACAGCAAACGGACCCGTTTCGTCCTTGATCTCGACAAAACCATCCAGTTTCGGGCCTTTACGCTGGCCGATCCGTATCGCGTGGTCGTCGATATCCCGCAGGTCACCTTCCAGCTCCCGGCCGGGACCGGAACCGGGGGCCGGGGGCTGGTCAAGGCGTTCCGCTACGGCCTGGTGATGCCGGGCGGCTCGCGAATCGTGTTCGATCTCACGGGCCCAGCGAAAATCACCGATTCCACCATGCTGGAGGCGGCCAACGACCAGCCGCCGCGACTGGTGCTGGAGCTGGAAGAGGTGGACCGGACCGCCTTCGTCCAGACCCTTGCGTCCGAGAACCGGCCCGAACTGCGACCGGCGATCGCGGATGCCAACGCCGCCGTGGTCACACCGGAGGCGACGAAGCCCGCCGCGCCCGATTCGCGCCCGCTGATCGTGATCGATCCCGGCCATGGCGGCATCGACAACGGCACCCAGTCGAGTGGCGAAAGCGAAAAGAACCTGGTGCTGGGATTTGGCCTGGCGCTGCGCGATCGGATCGAGAAATCAGGCAAGTATCGCGTCGTTATGACGCGCACCGACGACACGTTCATTCCGCTGAACGACCGCGTCAAGGTCGCGCGCAACCAGTCGGCGGCGCTGTTTGTGTCGATTCACGCCGACGCACTTCCGCGTCGCGAGGGCGATGCCCAGGGCGCCACGATCTATACTTTGTCCGACAAAGCCTCCGACGCCGAAGCCGAGCGGCTGGCGGAGGCGGAGAACAAATCCGACGCGATCGGCGGGGTGAACCTGTCGGACGAGCCGACCGAAGTCGCTGACATCCTGATCGATCTGGCGCAGCGCGAAACCAAGACCTTCTCGAACCGGTTCGCGCGCACGTTGATGGGCGAGATGAAGAGCACGGTGCGGATGCACAAGCACCCGCTGAAATCCGCAGGCTTCCGGGTCCTGAAGGCCCCCGACGTGCCGTCGGTCCTGGTCGAGCTCGGTTATGTCTCGAACAAGGGCGATCTCGAACATCTGGTGTCGGAGAACTGGCGGACTAGGACGGTCGGATCGATGGCCCAGGCGATTGACACGTTTTTCGCCAAACCTCTGGCAATCGCTGGGCCGGCCAAATGA
- a CDS encoding dicarboxylate/amino acid:cation symporter has protein sequence MAATIASGAPVSAAKPAKPWYKVLYIQVLIAIALGALVGWLWPDLATNDWIKALGDGFIKLIKMVIAPIIFCTVVSGIAHIQDAKKVGRIGVKALVYFEIVSTFALLIGLIVGNVVRPGSGFGGALADAGKVAGFAKQAEAQKTVDFFLHIIPDTVVGAFATGEILQVLLFSILFGFSIMALGERGHTIRAFVDDAAHAVFGVIAIVMKAAPIGAFGAMAYTIGKFGTGAILNLMGLIATFYLTAALFVFVVLGVIARIVGFSIVKFLAYIKDELLIVLGTSSSESALPSLMEKLERLGCSKSVVGLVVPTGYSFNLDGTNIYMTLATLFIAQALGFDLTLGQQITILLVAMLTSKGASGITGAGFITLAATLAVVDPRLVPGMAIVLGIDKFMSECRALTNLCGNGVACVVVSWWEGELDRDRLHASLNKQVDPSDMETALTTD, from the coding sequence ATGGCGGCAACGATTGCGAGCGGCGCACCGGTGAGTGCTGCGAAACCGGCAAAGCCCTGGTACAAGGTTCTCTATATTCAGGTGCTGATCGCCATCGCGCTCGGCGCCCTCGTGGGCTGGCTGTGGCCCGATCTTGCGACTAACGACTGGATCAAGGCGCTCGGTGACGGCTTCATCAAGCTGATCAAGATGGTGATCGCGCCGATCATCTTCTGCACCGTGGTATCTGGCATCGCGCATATTCAGGATGCCAAGAAGGTCGGCCGCATCGGCGTCAAGGCGCTGGTCTATTTCGAAATCGTCTCGACCTTCGCGCTGTTGATCGGGCTCATCGTCGGCAACGTGGTGCGGCCCGGCTCGGGTTTTGGCGGAGCCCTGGCGGACGCCGGCAAGGTAGCCGGATTCGCCAAGCAGGCCGAAGCCCAGAAGACCGTCGATTTCTTCCTGCACATCATTCCAGATACCGTGGTCGGCGCCTTTGCGACCGGCGAAATCCTCCAGGTGCTCCTGTTCTCGATCCTGTTCGGTTTCTCGATCATGGCCCTTGGCGAGCGCGGCCATACCATACGTGCCTTTGTCGATGATGCTGCTCACGCGGTGTTCGGTGTCATCGCTATCGTCATGAAGGCGGCGCCGATTGGAGCCTTCGGCGCGATGGCTTACACCATCGGCAAGTTCGGAACCGGCGCGATTTTGAATTTGATGGGGCTGATCGCGACGTTCTACCTCACGGCGGCGCTGTTCGTGTTCGTCGTGCTCGGCGTCATCGCCCGGATCGTCGGCTTCTCGATCGTCAAGTTCCTGGCCTACATCAAGGACGAACTCCTGATCGTGCTCGGCACTTCATCGTCGGAGAGCGCGCTACCTTCGCTGATGGAAAAGCTCGAGCGGCTCGGCTGTTCGAAGTCGGTCGTCGGTCTGGTGGTGCCGACCGGCTATTCCTTCAACCTCGACGGCACCAACATCTACATGACGCTGGCAACGTTGTTCATTGCGCAGGCGCTCGGTTTCGATCTCACCCTCGGCCAGCAGATCACGATCCTGCTGGTCGCGATGCTGACCTCGAAGGGCGCGTCCGGCATCACGGGGGCGGGCTTCATCACGTTGGCGGCGACGCTGGCCGTCGTCGATCCGCGTCTGGTGCCCGGCATGGCCATCGTGCTCGGCATCGACAAGTTCATGAGCGAATGCCGGGCGCTGACCAATCTGTGCGGCAATGGTGTTGCCTGCGTGGTGGTGTCGTGGTGGGAGGGCGAACTCGATCGCGACAGGCTGCATGCCAGTCTCAACAAGCAGGTCGATCCATCGGATATGGAGACCGCGCTCACGACCGATTGA
- a CDS encoding penicillin-binding protein 1A, translating to MRLLVRFLGFLFAAGTVVFLVGVAGVAGAIWHFSKDLPDYSQLQDYEPPVMTRVHASDGALLGEYSKERRLYLPIQAVPKLVINAFLAAEDKNFYEHGGIDFSGMARAAVLYAQNYGSNRRPQGASTITQQVAKNFLLTNEVSFARKIKEALLAMRIERAYSKDRILELYLNEIYLGLGAYGIAAASLVYFDKSVNELTVAEASYLAALPKAPAALHPVRNRDRAIERRNYVVDRLLENGWIKQADADKARKDPLTVTNRANGAHIFAGEYFAEEVRRDIFERYGEKKLYEGGLSVRATLDPKIQVMARKTMAAGIVTYDEAQGWRGAVSKLDVAGDWGVKLADVKSLADISPWRMAVVLETSDQSARIGFQPGRELGGAVSKERQTGIITLDGVRWAKPTAGPAKGRTPTAVSQVLAPGDVIYADPLFGKDGNPVDGQYRLRQLPEVSGAMVVMDPWTGRVLAMVGGFSFDQSQFNRATQAYRQPGSSFKPIVYSSALDNGYTPSTVVVDAPIEIDQGQGAGVWRPENFSSGKYQGPTTLRNALRLSLNTVTVRLAQDIGMPLIGEYARRFGVYDELPNYLSYALGAGETTVMRMVTAYSMFANGGRRVKPTLIDRIQDRYGHTIFKHDARECRGCDAPGGWKNQPEPQLVDRREQVLDPMTAYQITSMLEGVVQGGTAIAVKEVGKPIAGKTGTTNEAKDAWFVGFSPDIVVGIYLGFDKPRPLGHGNAATGGHLAAPIARDFLKLALADKPAIPFKVPAGIKLVRVDAKSGMRAGPGDGGRTILEAFKPGTAPPDNYSVIGVADADGRVPAAQTPDAGNIMRPGTGGLY from the coding sequence ATGCGCTTGCTCGTGCGGTTCTTGGGTTTCCTGTTCGCCGCCGGAACCGTGGTGTTCCTGGTCGGCGTCGCTGGCGTGGCGGGCGCAATCTGGCATTTTTCCAAGGATTTGCCGGACTATTCGCAGCTTCAGGATTATGAGCCGCCGGTGATGACGCGCGTGCATGCGTCGGACGGAGCGCTGCTCGGCGAGTATTCCAAGGAGCGTCGGCTCTATCTGCCGATCCAGGCGGTCCCAAAACTCGTCATCAACGCGTTCCTGGCGGCTGAGGATAAGAACTTCTACGAGCATGGCGGCATCGACTTTTCCGGCATGGCCCGCGCGGCGGTGCTGTACGCGCAGAATTACGGTTCCAACCGCCGGCCGCAGGGTGCCTCCACGATCACCCAGCAGGTCGCCAAGAACTTCCTGTTGACCAACGAGGTTTCGTTCGCCCGCAAGATCAAGGAAGCCCTGCTGGCGATGCGCATCGAGCGTGCGTATTCAAAGGACCGCATTCTCGAACTCTATCTCAACGAAATCTATCTCGGCCTCGGCGCCTACGGCATCGCGGCCGCGTCGCTGGTTTATTTCGACAAGTCGGTCAACGAACTCACGGTCGCGGAGGCGTCCTATCTGGCGGCGCTGCCGAAAGCGCCCGCGGCGCTGCATCCGGTCCGGAACCGCGATCGCGCGATCGAGCGCCGCAACTACGTCGTCGATCGTCTGCTGGAAAACGGCTGGATCAAGCAGGCCGACGCCGACAAGGCCCGCAAGGATCCGCTGACGGTGACCAACCGGGCCAACGGCGCTCATATTTTTGCCGGCGAGTATTTTGCCGAGGAAGTCCGCCGCGACATCTTCGAGCGCTACGGCGAGAAGAAACTCTATGAGGGCGGGCTGTCGGTCAGGGCCACGCTCGATCCGAAGATTCAAGTGATGGCGCGCAAGACCATGGCCGCCGGCATCGTCACCTATGACGAGGCGCAGGGTTGGCGCGGAGCGGTCAGCAAACTCGACGTTGCAGGCGATTGGGGCGTCAAGCTTGCCGACGTCAAATCGCTCGCGGACATCTCGCCATGGCGGATGGCGGTGGTTCTGGAAACCAGCGATCAGTCGGCACGGATCGGCTTTCAGCCCGGCCGCGAACTGGGCGGCGCCGTTTCGAAGGAACGGCAGACCGGCATCATCACGCTCGATGGTGTGAGGTGGGCCAAGCCAACGGCCGGGCCGGCAAAGGGCAGGACGCCGACGGCGGTGTCGCAAGTGCTGGCGCCGGGCGACGTGATCTATGCCGATCCGTTGTTCGGAAAGGATGGCAATCCGGTCGACGGACAATACCGGTTGCGGCAATTGCCGGAAGTGTCCGGCGCGATGGTGGTGATGGACCCCTGGACCGGCCGCGTGCTGGCGATGGTCGGCGGGTTCTCGTTCGACCAGAGCCAGTTCAACCGTGCGACCCAGGCCTATCGGCAGCCGGGTTCGTCGTTCAAGCCGATCGTGTATTCCTCGGCGCTCGATAATGGCTACACGCCCTCGACCGTCGTGGTCGACGCGCCGATCGAAATCGACCAAGGGCAGGGCGCCGGCGTCTGGCGCCCGGAGAATTTTTCATCCGGCAAATACCAGGGCCCGACCACGCTGCGCAATGCGTTGCGATTGTCGCTCAACACCGTCACCGTGCGGCTGGCGCAGGACATCGGCATGCCCCTGATCGGCGAATACGCCAGGCGATTTGGGGTCTACGACGAACTGCCGAATTATCTGTCCTATGCGCTCGGCGCCGGCGAAACCACCGTCATGCGGATGGTCACGGCCTATTCGATGTTCGCCAATGGCGGCCGTCGCGTGAAGCCGACCTTGATCGATCGGATCCAGGACCGTTACGGACACACGATATTCAAGCACGACGCCCGTGAGTGCCGTGGCTGCGACGCGCCCGGCGGCTGGAAGAATCAGCCCGAGCCGCAGCTCGTCGACCGCCGTGAGCAGGTGCTCGATCCCATGACCGCCTACCAGATCACCTCGATGCTGGAAGGTGTGGTGCAGGGCGGCACGGCGATCGCGGTGAAGGAAGTCGGCAAGCCGATCGCCGGCAAGACCGGCACCACCAACGAGGCGAAGGACGCCTGGTTCGTCGGGTTCTCGCCGGATATCGTCGTCGGCATCTATCTCGGCTTCGACAAGCCGCGTCCGCTCGGCCACGGCAACGCCGCCACCGGCGGCCATCTCGCGGCACCGATCGCGCGCGACTTCCTCAAGCTCGCGCTCGCCGACAAGCCGGCGATCCCGTTCAAGGTCCCCGCCGGAATCAAGCTGGTCCGGGTCGACGCCAAGAGCGGCATGCGCGCGGGTCCCGGCGACGGAGGCCGGACCATTCTGGAGGCGTTCAAGCCGGGCACGGCGCCACCGGATAATTACTCGGTCATTGGGGTAGCCGATGCGGACGGCCGCGTCCCGGCGGCGCAGACGCCGGATGCCGGCAATATCATGCGTCCCGGAACCGGC
- a CDS encoding aminotransferase class I/II-fold pyridoxal phosphate-dependent enzyme gives MLEATLRDRAKYLLTPSARSDVPPFMVMDVMAAAARIEAAGGHVIHMEVGQPAAPAPGVAIAAAQAALQDGRIDYTSALGIPSLRARIARHYRDTYGCQVDAERVVVTTGSSGGFILAFLSMFEPGDRVAVTVPGYPPYRHILTALGCEPVLIETSSETRHALTGEALLAAHRKAPLKGVLVGSPANPTGTMMSREALTSLMAAAEGAGIRFISDEIYHGLDYAFPAVTAAELSPQALVINSFSKYFCMTGWRVGWMVVPEPLVRPIERLQQNLSISVPTLSQIAAEAAFEGREEMEAIKRGYQENRRILIDGLPKAGLTKFLPADGAFYLYADVSDFTSDSFEFASRMLEKAHVAATPGVDFDPVHGRSFIRFSYARSADEMREAVARIARWLG, from the coding sequence ATGCTCGAAGCGACACTCAGAGACCGTGCAAAATACCTGCTGACCCCCTCGGCACGGAGCGATGTTCCACCCTTCATGGTGATGGATGTGATGGCGGCGGCGGCCCGCATCGAGGCGGCCGGCGGCCACGTGATTCACATGGAAGTCGGGCAGCCGGCGGCGCCGGCCCCGGGGGTTGCGATCGCGGCCGCCCAGGCCGCACTCCAGGACGGGAGGATCGACTATACGTCCGCGCTCGGCATTCCCTCGCTGCGCGCGCGTATCGCCCGGCACTACCGCGATACTTATGGCTGTCAGGTCGATGCCGAGCGCGTCGTCGTCACCACCGGTTCGTCCGGCGGTTTCATCCTGGCGTTTCTTTCGATGTTCGAGCCGGGCGACCGGGTCGCGGTCACCGTGCCCGGCTATCCGCCGTATCGCCACATCCTGACCGCGCTCGGCTGCGAGCCGGTGCTGATCGAGACCTCGAGCGAAACCCGCCATGCGCTGACCGGCGAGGCCCTGCTGGCCGCACATCGCAAGGCGCCGCTGAAAGGTGTGCTGGTCGGCAGCCCCGCCAATCCGACGGGAACCATGATGTCGCGCGAGGCGCTCACGAGCCTGATGGCGGCCGCCGAAGGCGCCGGCATCCGGTTCATTTCCGACGAAATCTATCACGGTCTCGATTATGCATTTCCGGCCGTGACCGCGGCCGAGCTTTCGCCGCAGGCGCTGGTGATCAACTCGTTCTCGAAATATTTCTGCATGACCGGCTGGCGGGTCGGCTGGATGGTGGTGCCGGAGCCGCTGGTGCGGCCGATCGAACGGCTGCAGCAGAACCTGTCGATCTCGGTGCCGACGCTGTCGCAGATCGCGGCCGAAGCCGCGTTCGAAGGCCGCGAAGAGATGGAAGCGATCAAGCGCGGCTATCAGGAGAACCGCCGCATCCTGATCGACGGCCTGCCGAAAGCCGGCCTCACCAAATTCCTGCCGGCCGATGGCGCGTTCTATCTCTATGCCGACGTCTCGGACTTCACGTCCGACAGTTTCGAGTTCGCCAGCCGGATGCTGGAAAAGGCCCACGTCGCGGCCACCCCTGGCGTCGATTTCGATCCAGTCCACGGCCGCAGCTTCATTCGCTTTTCCTACGCGCGCTCGGCCGACGAGATGCGCGAAGCCGTCGCGCGCATCGCGCGCTGGCTCGGCTAG
- a CDS encoding M48 family metalloprotease produces the protein MLLRIGLRKKTSKWTALMTATALAVAPMAAPAQENKGPPILRDTESEQLLREYTRPILRAAGLEKQNIQMVIINESAFNAFVADGRRIFVNYGAIMQSETPNQIIGVLAHETGHLAGGHLAKMREQLAQAQTQMIIAMLLGAGAMVAGVRSGNSNSGLANAGAAAVAGPQEMIRRTLISYVRQQEENADKAGVKFLTATGQSARGMYETFKRFTNDSLFAAHGADPYVQSHPMPAERVAALEELARSSPYWDKKDDPALQMRHDMVRAKISAFMERQDTVYRRYPMSNTSLPARYAHAITTYLHGDLRSAIAQIDGLIQLQPANPYFYELRGQALLEGGKPAEAIAPLRKAVQLSNNAPLIEMMLGQALVATDNKTYAEEAISILRAAVARESEAPLGYTQLAMAYGRKGDYAEADLASAQAAYLRGDNKTARDLASRAKTRFAIGTPGWVKADDIVSAKPLPGQKNN, from the coding sequence ATGTTGCTTCGCATCGGCTTACGCAAAAAGACCTCGAAATGGACCGCACTGATGACCGCGACCGCACTGGCCGTGGCCCCGATGGCCGCGCCGGCTCAGGAGAACAAGGGCCCGCCGATCCTGCGCGACACCGAGTCCGAGCAATTGCTGCGCGAATACACCCGGCCGATCCTGCGCGCCGCCGGTCTGGAAAAGCAGAACATCCAGATGGTGATCATCAACGAGAGCGCCTTCAACGCTTTCGTCGCCGACGGCCGCCGCATCTTCGTCAATTACGGCGCGATCATGCAATCGGAGACCCCGAACCAGATCATCGGCGTGCTCGCGCACGAAACCGGCCACCTTGCCGGCGGCCATCTCGCCAAAATGCGCGAGCAGTTGGCGCAGGCGCAGACCCAGATGATCATCGCCATGCTGCTCGGCGCCGGCGCGATGGTCGCGGGCGTGCGAAGCGGCAATTCCAATAGCGGCCTGGCCAATGCCGGCGCCGCCGCTGTCGCCGGGCCGCAGGAAATGATCCGCCGCACCCTGATCTCCTATGTGCGCCAGCAGGAGGAGAACGCCGACAAGGCCGGCGTGAAGTTTTTGACGGCCACCGGCCAATCCGCCAGGGGCATGTACGAAACCTTCAAGCGCTTCACCAACGACAGCCTGTTCGCCGCGCACGGCGCGGACCCCTATGTTCAATCGCATCCGATGCCCGCGGAGCGGGTCGCAGCCCTCGAGGAATTGGCGCGCTCCAGCCCCTATTGGGACAAGAAAGACGACCCGGCCCTGCAAATGCGCCACGACATGGTGCGCGCCAAGATCTCCGCCTTCATGGAACGGCAGGACACGGTCTACCGGCGCTATCCGATGTCGAACACCAGCCTGCCCGCGCGCTACGCGCACGCCATCACGACCTATCTGCACGGCGATCTGCGCAGCGCGATCGCCCAGATCGACGGCTTGATTCAGCTGCAGCCCGCCAATCCCTATTTCTACGAATTGCGCGGCCAGGCGCTGCTGGAAGGCGGCAAGCCCGCGGAGGCGATCGCGCCGCTGCGCAAGGCGGTGCAGCTCTCGAACAACGCGCCGCTGATCGAGATGATGCTCGGGCAGGCGCTGGTGGCCACCGACAACAAGACCTATGCCGAGGAAGCGATCTCGATCCTGCGTGCCGCAGTGGCGCGCGAGAGCGAGGCGCCGCTTGGCTACACCCAGCTCGCCATGGCCTATGGCCGCAAGGGAGACTACGCCGAGGCCGATCTGGCCTCCGCCCAGGCCGCCTACCTGCGCGGCGACAACAAGACCGCGCGCGATCTGGCCTCGCGGGCCAAAACCCGCTTCGCCATCGGCACGCCCGGCTGGGTCAAAGCTGACGACATTGTGAGCGCCAAGCCGCTGCCGGGCCAGAAAAACAACTAG
- a CDS encoding DsbA family protein, whose product MPAFRFLAPALFALALGAAPLSASAQSFSDTQRGDIETIVKNYLISHPEVLEEAMNELSKRQAAAEAEKHEASVSKNADAIFNSPRGVTLGNKDGDVTFVEFFDYNCGYCKRAMADMLDLMKADPKLKVVLKEFPVLSQGSVEAAQVAVAVRMQDPTGKKYLDFHQKLLGGRGAADKARAMAVAKEVGLDMAKLEKDMASPEAKATIEENFKLAEAMGMNGTPSYVIGKQVVIGAVGIESLKEKIGVARCGKVTC is encoded by the coding sequence ATGCCTGCTTTCCGTTTTCTCGCACCCGCCCTGTTCGCGCTCGCGCTCGGTGCGGCGCCGCTGTCCGCCTCCGCGCAGAGTTTTTCCGATACCCAGCGCGGCGACATCGAAACCATCGTCAAGAACTACCTGATCTCGCACCCCGAAGTGCTCGAAGAGGCGATGAATGAACTGAGCAAGCGTCAGGCCGCCGCTGAAGCCGAAAAGCACGAAGCGAGTGTCAGCAAGAATGCGGACGCGATCTTCAACTCACCGCGCGGTGTGACCCTTGGCAACAAGGATGGCGACGTCACCTTCGTCGAGTTCTTCGATTACAATTGCGGTTACTGCAAACGCGCCATGGCCGACATGCTCGACCTGATGAAGGCTGATCCCAAGCTGAAGGTCGTGCTCAAGGAATTCCCGGTGCTGAGCCAGGGCTCGGTCGAAGCGGCCCAGGTCGCGGTCGCCGTGCGCATGCAGGATCCGACCGGCAAGAAATATCTCGACTTCCATCAGAAGCTGCTCGGCGGTCGCGGCGCCGCCGACAAGGCGCGTGCCATGGCAGTTGCCAAGGAAGTCGGCCTCGACATGGCGAAGCTGGAAAAGGACATGGCGAGCCCGGAAGCGAAGGCGACGATCGAAGAGAACTTCAAGCTCGCCGAAGCCATGGGCATGAATGGCACGCCGAGCTACGTGATCGGCAAGCAGGTCGTGATCGGCGCGGTCGGCATCGAAAGCCTCAAGGAGAAGATCGGCGTCGCCCGCTGCGGCAAGGTGACCTGCTGA